The proteins below come from a single Natrinema sp. SYSU A 869 genomic window:
- a CDS encoding DUF5807 family protein, whose translation MSNPREEFLAGERLEDVALFLADSYVSDDRLEQFGDRVDDGILIVVDGERGRSAFQAATGTGAMEFAKSAMSNEGEIEDDLTGGHCPDAAGDEGDHAVQFVFAFAEAQNEEVGGIYADGAVVHAYAQCTCGTAFSDRWNVTDEVDQ comes from the coding sequence ATGAGTAACCCACGCGAGGAGTTTTTGGCGGGCGAGCGCCTCGAGGATGTCGCGCTGTTTCTGGCTGATTCCTACGTTTCAGACGACCGACTCGAGCAGTTCGGTGATCGCGTCGACGACGGCATCCTGATCGTGGTCGACGGCGAGCGCGGTCGGAGCGCCTTTCAGGCGGCAACGGGTACCGGTGCGATGGAGTTCGCCAAGTCCGCGATGAGCAACGAAGGGGAGATCGAGGACGACCTGACCGGCGGTCACTGCCCGGACGCAGCCGGTGACGAGGGGGACCACGCCGTCCAGTTCGTCTTCGCGTTCGCCGAAGCGCAAAACGAGGAGGTCGGCGGCATCTACGCCGACGGTGCTGTCGTCCACGCTTACGCCCAGTGTACGTGTGGAACGGCGTTCTCGGATCGGTGGAATGTGACCGACGAGGTCGACCAGTAA
- a CDS encoding phosphohydrolase → MYDELIQSGDLSLSRKSVLPGTGFFLPDTLEDDLEEQQTEAALEGAEVAVIADPDADGLACVALIREAYDDVQNIPEPDEEDEAEDGDDTDQPEPVADATDDADEQNTVVAAGETDEPLEEPEPTPHNVALIPASPHDVEDALARVAEHGDEGIDIFVCDLAPDRYKYVEDELAAALETANRVAWYDHHQWGDDVAQSVRDAGADLVIGDSDEECSADVVYRSLEYEFGPMYEELAAVTRDHDLWLREDPRSDDLADYAYWTDPAEYVEVVREYGVDLPEWVTDYIAERRVEKEALIDQAVGRAELREIGGYTVGITYGRCSQNEVAEAMREQGANASVIVKPAGSASIRGTDEFELCHKVAGKVNGGGHPKAAGCKPDIYDDMLDYANHWTTRGAVTKRVILDAFRDVVDEANEDAEDAENDVDADDD, encoded by the coding sequence ATGTACGACGAACTCATTCAGAGCGGCGATCTGTCGCTCTCGCGGAAGTCCGTCCTGCCGGGAACTGGCTTTTTCCTGCCAGATACGCTCGAGGACGACCTCGAGGAGCAACAGACCGAGGCCGCACTCGAGGGTGCCGAGGTCGCGGTCATCGCGGACCCGGACGCCGATGGGCTGGCCTGCGTCGCACTCATTCGAGAGGCCTACGACGACGTACAGAACATCCCGGAACCCGACGAGGAAGATGAGGCCGAAGATGGCGACGATACGGATCAGCCGGAACCGGTCGCTGACGCGACGGACGACGCCGACGAGCAGAACACCGTCGTTGCGGCCGGCGAGACCGACGAACCCCTCGAGGAACCCGAACCGACGCCCCACAACGTCGCGCTCATCCCCGCAAGTCCCCACGACGTCGAAGACGCGTTAGCTCGCGTCGCCGAGCACGGCGACGAGGGGATCGATATCTTCGTCTGCGACCTCGCGCCGGACCGGTACAAGTATGTCGAGGACGAACTCGCGGCCGCACTCGAGACCGCCAACCGCGTTGCGTGGTACGACCACCACCAGTGGGGCGACGATGTCGCACAGTCAGTCCGCGACGCCGGCGCTGATCTCGTAATCGGCGACTCCGACGAGGAGTGCAGCGCCGACGTGGTTTATCGCTCGCTCGAGTACGAATTCGGGCCGATGTACGAGGAACTGGCAGCCGTTACCCGGGATCACGACCTCTGGCTGCGCGAGGACCCGCGCAGCGACGACCTCGCAGACTACGCCTACTGGACCGATCCCGCGGAGTACGTCGAAGTCGTCCGCGAGTACGGCGTCGACCTGCCCGAGTGGGTCACGGACTACATCGCCGAGCGCCGCGTCGAGAAGGAGGCGCTCATCGATCAGGCGGTCGGGCGGGCGGAGCTTCGCGAGATCGGCGGCTACACGGTCGGGATTACCTACGGCCGCTGTTCGCAAAACGAAGTTGCCGAAGCAATGCGCGAGCAGGGTGCCAACGCCTCGGTAATCGTCAAACCCGCCGGCTCGGCCTCCATTCGGGGTACCGACGAGTTCGAGCTGTGCCACAAGGTCGCGGGGAAGGTCAACGGCGGTGGCCACCCCAAGGCCGCGGGCTGCAAACCCGACATCTACGACGATATGCTCGACTACGCGAACCACTGGACAACGCGCGGTGCCGTGACGAAACGCGTCATTCTCGATGCATTTCGGGATGTCGTCGACGAAGCGAACGAGGACGCCGAGGACGCCGAGAACGACGTGGACGCAGACGACGACTGA
- a CDS encoding universal stress protein, with protein sequence MFDTVVVATDGSNSVKRAVDIALDLAERFDAEVHALSVIDASEVDASPQQLRDELRTALETAAGAALTTVEERADGDVTTALREGRPAAEICEYAREVDANVVATGTRGRHGENRLLLGSVAERIVRTSPVPVLTVRQLAPAGEDDDGDTTAV encoded by the coding sequence ATGTTCGATACGGTCGTGGTCGCTACTGACGGCTCCAATAGCGTGAAACGAGCCGTCGACATCGCGCTCGATCTCGCCGAGCGGTTCGACGCCGAGGTCCACGCGCTCTCGGTTATCGACGCCAGCGAGGTCGACGCCTCACCTCAGCAGCTCCGGGATGAACTCCGCACCGCTCTCGAGACGGCCGCCGGCGCCGCGCTTACTACCGTCGAGGAGCGGGCGGACGGGGACGTAACGACCGCACTCCGCGAGGGTCGGCCCGCCGCCGAGATTTGCGAATACGCCCGCGAGGTCGACGCCAACGTGGTCGCGACCGGCACCCGCGGTCGCCACGGCGAGAACCGCCTCTTGCTGGGCAGCGTCGCCGAGCGGATCGTCCGCACCTCGCCCGTCCCCGTGCTGACGGTGCGACAACTCGCGCCCGCGGGCGAAGACGACGACGGAGACACCACTGCCGTCTGA
- a CDS encoding universal stress protein, translating into MDASEPFTVDTVLAPVDGSDESATAVEYAVAVADRYNASVHALFVLGRGVVRGLDAGTVDETAVAENTQGFFNDVGDIAADADVPLVTSVDDGFSQTRKTRHPGNVVLDTADDVDADFIVLPREPVTETKAEVLEKAAEYVLSYASQPVLSV; encoded by the coding sequence ATGGACGCCAGCGAGCCGTTTACCGTCGACACCGTTCTCGCACCGGTCGACGGAAGCGACGAGTCAGCTACCGCTGTCGAGTACGCCGTCGCTGTCGCCGACCGTTACAATGCCTCCGTGCACGCGCTGTTCGTCCTCGGACGCGGCGTCGTTCGGGGGTTAGACGCCGGCACGGTCGACGAAACCGCCGTCGCGGAGAACACGCAGGGATTTTTCAACGACGTCGGCGATATAGCCGCCGACGCCGACGTGCCGCTCGTTACCTCCGTCGATGACGGCTTCTCACAGACACGGAAGACACGCCACCCGGGCAACGTCGTCCTTGACACCGCCGACGACGTCGACGCCGACTTCATCGTGCTCCCTCGGGAGCCCGTCACCGAAACCAAAGCGGAGGTCCTCGAGAAAGCCGCCGAGTACGTCCTCTCCTACGCGAGCCAGCCCGTTCTCTCGGTCTAA
- a CDS encoding GNAT family N-acetyltransferase — protein sequence MVGTRQYPDELSGSFPSPPTTAEDREDRTIEIRAPETFTGDALDDVVEMYTEFDPTDRAQGIPPTGAERIRNWLETIGEDSVNVVARHDGDVIAHAMLVPDTDDPSAIEHKSDIEWELAIFVLQAYQRAGIGTILLKNLLGHAIEVGIERVWLTVERWNNPAIALYERVGFESTGTESFEQEMAIRLEGDGSGAAEGTESGAADGDG from the coding sequence ATGGTCGGCACGCGTCAATATCCCGACGAACTGTCCGGTTCCTTCCCCTCGCCGCCGACAACGGCCGAGGACCGAGAGGACCGGACGATCGAGATCAGGGCACCCGAGACGTTCACCGGCGACGCGCTCGACGACGTCGTCGAGATGTACACCGAGTTCGACCCGACCGACCGCGCACAGGGGATCCCGCCGACCGGCGCAGAACGCATCCGAAACTGGCTCGAGACGATCGGGGAGGACAGCGTCAACGTCGTCGCTCGCCACGACGGGGACGTGATCGCACACGCGATGCTCGTTCCCGACACTGACGATCCGTCCGCGATCGAGCACAAGTCCGATATCGAGTGGGAGCTGGCGATCTTCGTCCTCCAGGCGTACCAGCGGGCTGGTATCGGGACGATTCTGCTGAAGAACCTCCTGGGCCATGCGATCGAGGTCGGCATCGAGCGGGTGTGGTTGACCGTCGAACGCTGGAACAACCCAGCGATCGCCCTCTACGAACGGGTCGGGTTCGAGTCGACCGGCACCGAGAGCTTCGAACAGGAGATGGCGATTCGACTCGAGGGCGACGGAAGTGGCGCGGCCGAGGGCACCGAGAGCGGCGCGGCCGATGGCGATGGCTGA
- a CDS encoding ATP-binding protein, with protein sequence MSDAALDVVAFLLTTSVYSDDRTLDENDLPPSFRQVYWTGGVDDEDGSGDEESNGSARKPAGINRPLSVTTTTAREATGVNRPWEAVSDLMFTERDEFSGTITLAQQGMAEEWFVERADEDRLLENPTLAKHFANHDDYKFDVTHEEAREQNRPIQADRVWIDGLLNEYFDEEDDEEMLDLVEVRAPEEVDITLDDLVLTGSQEAEIDKIAKAIEHRDYLADIGLREIGKLLFVGPPGTGKTSTAQALARDMDLPFVEVKLSMITSQYLGETAKNVDKTFEVAKRLSPCILFIDEFDFVAKTRRSDEHAALKRAVNTLLKSIDNVSLIEDDVLLIGATNHPDQLDDAAWRRFDEIINFPKPDSGMRADILDVITRTMDIEEFDPHLIAEVTQGLTGSDLRMVLREAVLEALTEDRTTLTQEDLLNAVEEFEERDTLKNMDMMEGDHDALVAGGDLGKASDGGHDHDHDH encoded by the coding sequence ATGAGTGATGCGGCGCTCGATGTCGTGGCGTTTCTGCTCACGACGAGCGTGTATTCGGACGACCGGACGCTAGACGAGAACGATCTCCCGCCGTCGTTCCGCCAGGTCTACTGGACTGGCGGCGTCGACGACGAGGACGGGAGCGGCGACGAGGAGAGCAATGGGAGCGCCCGAAAACCCGCCGGAATCAATCGCCCGCTGTCGGTCACAACCACTACTGCGCGTGAGGCGACCGGCGTCAACCGCCCGTGGGAGGCGGTCTCTGACCTGATGTTCACCGAGCGCGACGAGTTCTCCGGCACGATCACCCTCGCCCAGCAGGGGATGGCTGAGGAGTGGTTCGTCGAGCGTGCCGATGAGGACCGACTGCTCGAGAACCCGACACTGGCGAAACACTTCGCGAACCACGACGACTACAAGTTCGATGTAACTCACGAGGAGGCCCGCGAACAGAACCGGCCGATTCAGGCCGATCGGGTCTGGATCGACGGCCTCCTCAACGAGTACTTCGACGAGGAGGACGACGAGGAGATGCTCGACCTCGTGGAGGTTCGCGCCCCCGAGGAGGTCGACATTACGCTCGACGATCTCGTCCTCACTGGAAGTCAGGAGGCCGAGATCGACAAGATCGCGAAGGCGATCGAACACCGCGACTATCTCGCGGATATCGGTCTGCGCGAGATCGGCAAGCTACTGTTCGTCGGGCCGCCGGGGACCGGCAAGACCTCGACCGCACAGGCGCTGGCCCGTGACATGGACCTCCCCTTCGTCGAGGTCAAACTCTCGATGATCACGAGCCAGTATCTCGGTGAGACGGCGAAAAACGTCGACAAAACCTTCGAGGTCGCCAAACGGCTCTCGCCGTGTATCCTCTTTATCGACGAGTTCGACTTCGTCGCCAAGACCCGCCGCAGCGACGAACACGCCGCGCTCAAGCGGGCGGTCAACACCCTGCTGAAGAGCATCGACAACGTCTCGCTCATCGAGGACGATGTCTTGCTCATCGGCGCGACCAATCACCCCGATCAACTCGACGACGCCGCGTGGCGGCGCTTCGACGAGATCATCAACTTCCCCAAGCCCGACTCCGGCATGCGGGCCGACATCCTCGACGTCATCACTCGGACCATGGACATCGAGGAGTTCGATCCCCACCTCATCGCCGAGGTCACCCAGGGACTGACCGGTAGTGACCTCCGGATGGTGCTCCGGGAAGCCGTCCTCGAGGCGCTGACCGAGGATCGGACGACCTTGACCCAGGAAGACCTCCTCAACGCCGTCGAGGAGTTCGAGGAGCGCGACACGCTCAAAAACATGGACATGATGGAGGGCGATCACGACGCACTCGTCGCCGGTGGAGACCTCGGCAAGGCCAGCGACGGGGGCCACGACCACGATCACGACCACTGA
- a CDS encoding DUF2237 domain-containing protein, whose product MPDDRNVYGTELEPCCTDPMTGFLRDGCCRRVESDRGRHELCAVMTEEFLRFSRAQGNDLTTPKPEFEFPGLEPGDRWCLCLARWVEAVEAGCAPPVVLEATHEAVLRDVDPDLLREHEYDASDVGDPGTV is encoded by the coding sequence ATGCCTGATGATCGGAACGTGTACGGCACTGAACTCGAGCCCTGCTGCACCGACCCGATGACGGGCTTTCTTCGGGATGGGTGCTGCCGCCGGGTCGAGTCGGACCGGGGCCGACACGAACTCTGTGCCGTGATGACCGAGGAATTCTTGCGCTTCAGCCGAGCGCAGGGCAACGACCTTACCACACCAAAGCCGGAGTTCGAGTTTCCGGGGCTCGAGCCCGGCGACCGGTGGTGTCTCTGTCTCGCGCGCTGGGTCGAGGCGGTGGAGGCCGGTTGCGCACCACCAGTCGTACTCGAGGCGACCCACGAGGCGGTCCTGCGCGACGTCGACCCTGACCTGCTTCGCGAACACGAGTACGACGCCAGCGATGTGGGCGACCCCGGGACGGTGTAG
- a CDS encoding DUF5787 family protein gives MSEFAFELELCARLEERCDGIVARQLGGGVAEPGGRILDVLCIEPGPEFADRAAITSESIPDAAIESAIGTGQARYWKDAVDCHPERARSAVDRALEIGFFERDHSASATASREYVRQVARYPDWYDRIVGIENKPDLGQPGDLEAQLRTDASLALVDEAILATESYVTRAHLNRIPEEVGVWRVHRDGSDAGCSLEIEIIREPTPLPVDEPGIEPLESHPGRTEIDTVSPDAKARARRRIAERAYGKGWRTYEFPDCTACRPDDASGATLPYCEWKGRAVDAGSECGTACPGYEDASATAVDLEAERNRRTSWEADPSGKRRQQSGLDWFG, from the coding sequence GTGTCGGAGTTCGCGTTCGAACTCGAGCTATGCGCCCGTCTCGAAGAGCGATGCGACGGAATCGTCGCGCGCCAGCTCGGCGGCGGTGTCGCCGAACCCGGCGGGCGGATCCTCGATGTACTTTGCATCGAACCCGGCCCCGAATTCGCGGATCGCGCTGCGATCACGAGCGAGTCGATTCCGGACGCCGCCATCGAGTCGGCCATCGGGACCGGGCAGGCCCGCTACTGGAAGGACGCTGTCGACTGTCATCCCGAGCGCGCTCGCAGCGCCGTCGATCGAGCCCTCGAGATCGGCTTCTTCGAACGCGATCACAGCGCCAGCGCGACCGCAAGCCGCGAGTACGTCCGGCAGGTCGCCCGCTATCCTGACTGGTACGACCGCATCGTCGGGATCGAGAACAAGCCCGACCTCGGCCAGCCGGGTGATCTCGAGGCACAACTGCGAACGGACGCGAGCCTCGCGCTGGTCGACGAGGCCATTCTCGCGACCGAGAGTTACGTCACCCGTGCACACCTGAACCGAATCCCCGAGGAAGTCGGCGTCTGGCGGGTTCATCGAGACGGGTCGGACGCGGGCTGCTCGCTCGAGATCGAGATCATCCGCGAGCCGACGCCGCTACCCGTCGACGAACCCGGGATCGAGCCCCTCGAGTCCCATCCCGGTCGGACCGAGATCGATACCGTGTCGCCCGATGCGAAGGCGCGAGCCCGCCGGCGGATCGCCGAACGGGCCTACGGCAAGGGCTGGCGAACGTACGAGTTTCCTGATTGTACGGCCTGCCGCCCGGACGATGCGAGCGGCGCGACGCTTCCTTACTGTGAGTGGAAGGGCCGCGCGGTCGACGCCGGTTCGGAGTGTGGGACAGCATGTCCGGGCTACGAGGACGCGTCAGCGACTGCCGTTGATCTCGAGGCCGAACGCAATCGTCGGACGTCGTGGGAGGCCGATCCGAGCGGAAAGCGACGACAGCAGTCAGGGCTTGATTGGTTCGGTTGA
- a CDS encoding translation initiation factor IF-2 subunit gamma, with protein sequence MVGNRQPEVNIGLVGHVDHGKTTLVQALSGSWTDQHSEEMKRGISIRLGYADATFRYCDGLDEPECYTVEEECADGSPSEPLRTVSFVDAPGHETLMATMLSGASLMDGAVLVVSANEPVPQPQTEEHLMALDIIGIDNIVIAQNKVDLVDAETARNNYDQIKEFVEGTVAEDAPIVPVSAGQEVNLDLLIQAIEEEIPTPDRDPDDDPRMHVARSFDINKPGTTAKDLAGGVLGGSLVQGELEVGDDLEIRPGREVEEGGKTEYVPIETSIRSLQAGGEAAETVTPGGLLGVGTGLDPSLTKGDALAGRMAGPPGSLPPTWNEFTMDVDLLERVVGAESGETVDEISTGEPLMMTVGTATTVGSVTSAREGECEVKLKRPVAADPGTKIAINRRIGARWRLIGLGTLTD encoded by the coding sequence ATGGTAGGAAATCGACAACCGGAGGTGAACATCGGGCTCGTCGGTCACGTCGACCACGGCAAGACGACGCTGGTGCAAGCTCTCAGCGGCTCGTGGACGGATCAACACAGCGAGGAGATGAAACGCGGGATTTCGATCAGGCTCGGCTATGCCGACGCGACCTTCCGCTACTGCGACGGGCTCGACGAACCCGAATGCTACACCGTCGAGGAGGAGTGTGCGGACGGCTCGCCGAGTGAGCCGCTCCGGACCGTTTCGTTCGTCGACGCCCCGGGTCACGAGACCCTGATGGCAACGATGCTCTCCGGCGCGTCGCTGATGGATGGTGCCGTGTTGGTGGTCAGCGCCAACGAGCCCGTCCCACAGCCCCAGACCGAAGAGCACCTGATGGCGCTCGATATCATCGGCATCGACAACATCGTCATCGCACAGAACAAGGTGGACCTCGTCGACGCCGAGACCGCCCGAAACAACTACGACCAGATCAAGGAGTTCGTCGAGGGAACGGTCGCGGAAGACGCCCCGATCGTCCCCGTCTCCGCAGGCCAGGAGGTCAACCTCGACCTGCTCATTCAGGCAATCGAGGAGGAGATCCCCACCCCCGATCGGGACCCCGACGACGATCCCCGAATGCATGTCGCCCGCAGTTTCGACATCAACAAGCCAGGCACGACCGCGAAAGACCTCGCCGGCGGCGTTCTCGGTGGCAGTCTCGTTCAGGGCGAACTCGAGGTCGGCGACGACCTCGAGATCCGGCCCGGCCGTGAAGTCGAGGAAGGCGGGAAGACCGAGTACGTCCCGATTGAGACGTCCATTCGCTCGCTCCAAGCCGGCGGCGAGGCCGCCGAAACCGTCACACCGGGCGGCCTGCTCGGCGTCGGGACCGGACTTGACCCCTCGCTCACCAAGGGCGACGCACTGGCCGGCCGGATGGCCGGTCCGCCGGGCTCGCTCCCGCCGACGTGGAACGAGTTCACCATGGATGTCGACCTGCTCGAGCGGGTTGTCGGTGCGGAGAGCGGCGAGACGGTCGACGAAATCAGCACGGGCGAACCGCTGATGATGACCGTCGGCACAGCGACGACCGTCGGCTCGGTCACCAGCGCCCGCGAGGGCGAGTGTGAGGTCAAACTCAAGCGACCCGTCGCCGCCGATCCAGGGACGAAAATCGCGATCAACCGCCGCATCGGCGCGCGCTGGCGGCTGATCGGTCTGGGAACGCTCACGGACTGA
- a CDS encoding DUF188 domain-containing protein, giving the protein MSTRTRVALDTSALMMPVELDVRLFEELERLLDSFEPTIPQAVLEELRRLSEKGGQEGMAATVGHDLATERCLVVDTEASYADDALVELAREGAVDYVVTNDRPLRDRVLEASRPVIALRGRNKLAITQP; this is encoded by the coding sequence ATGAGCACGCGGACGCGGGTCGCCCTCGATACGAGCGCGCTCATGATGCCGGTCGAACTCGACGTACGGCTGTTCGAGGAACTCGAGCGGCTCTTGGACTCGTTCGAACCGACGATTCCACAGGCCGTCCTCGAGGAACTCCGGCGACTCTCGGAGAAGGGCGGCCAGGAGGGAATGGCCGCGACCGTCGGCCACGACCTGGCGACCGAACGCTGTCTCGTCGTCGACACGGAGGCATCGTACGCTGACGACGCTTTGGTCGAACTCGCCCGTGAGGGTGCAGTCGACTACGTCGTCACGAACGACCGCCCGCTACGCGACCGGGTGCTCGAGGCGAGCAGACCGGTAATTGCATTACGCGGGAGAAACAAGTTAGCGATCACTCAACCATAG
- a CDS encoding DNA-directed RNA polymerase, whose protein sequence is MYKRVRLKDTVEVPPEELGDVSPDRVKRLLQDKLEGRMDEEVGSVVSVTNVHDIGEGTVLPNRPGVYYEAEFDAVTFDPEMQEVVDGTVVEVVEFGAFVGIGPVDGLLHVSQISDEYLAFDGENQRLASNESARSLGVEDAVRARIVTKSIDERNPRDSKIGLTAKQPGLGKHGWLEEEREKREATAGE, encoded by the coding sequence ATGTACAAACGGGTTAGACTGAAGGACACAGTAGAAGTACCGCCGGAAGAGCTCGGCGACGTTTCGCCGGACCGAGTCAAGCGACTGCTCCAGGACAAACTCGAGGGGCGGATGGACGAAGAGGTCGGGAGCGTCGTCTCCGTCACCAATGTCCACGATATCGGCGAAGGAACGGTGTTGCCAAACCGGCCGGGCGTCTACTACGAGGCCGAGTTCGACGCCGTCACCTTCGATCCGGAGATGCAGGAGGTCGTCGACGGCACCGTCGTCGAAGTCGTCGAATTCGGTGCCTTCGTCGGGATCGGCCCCGTCGACGGATTGCTGCACGTCTCGCAGATCAGCGACGAATATCTCGCCTTCGATGGCGAGAACCAGCGGCTGGCCTCGAACGAGTCCGCGCGCTCGCTCGGTGTCGAAGACGCCGTCCGGGCCCGAATCGTCACCAAGAGCATCGACGAACGCAACCCTCGCGACTCGAAGATCGGGCTCACCGCGAAACAGCCCGGGCTCGGCAAACACGGCTGGCTCGAAGAAGAACGCGAAAAGCGCGAAGCGACCGCAGGTGAATAA
- the spt4 gene encoding transcription elongation factor subunit Spt4: MASDRLVCRECHRVNEPDNETCDACNSSSLTEDWAGYVIIAHPEESQIATEMQITEPGAYALKVR, translated from the coding sequence ATGGCATCCGACCGCCTCGTCTGTCGCGAGTGTCACCGGGTCAACGAACCGGACAACGAGACCTGTGACGCCTGTAACTCCTCGTCGCTGACCGAGGACTGGGCGGGCTACGTCATCATCGCCCACCCCGAAGAGAGTCAGATCGCAACGGAGATGCAGATCACCGAACCGGGCGCGTACGCCCTGAAGGTTCGCTGA
- a CDS encoding GTP-dependent dephospho-CoA kinase family protein, whose protein sequence is MTRDDNEEPTLADDDQLLVLPDDLRHELKEPMGPIETDAERLLETVDGPIIAVGDVVTYHLLQAGRRPDVALVDGRTKRSAVDEEIRDAVTSGASIEVRNPPAELSAPVVRALRRALSTDEPTTILVDGEEDLVALPAIVAAPEGASVVYGQPDEGMVHVKVADDHRTEMRDLLERFEGDTERFWNLLEAADGRE, encoded by the coding sequence GTGACCCGCGACGACAACGAAGAGCCGACGCTCGCCGACGACGACCAGCTACTGGTTTTGCCGGACGACCTCCGCCACGAGCTCAAGGAGCCGATGGGCCCGATCGAAACCGACGCAGAACGGCTCCTCGAGACCGTCGACGGCCCGATCATCGCCGTTGGCGATGTCGTCACCTACCACCTTTTGCAGGCGGGCCGCCGACCGGACGTCGCGCTCGTCGACGGCCGAACCAAACGCAGCGCGGTCGACGAAGAGATCCGCGACGCGGTCACGTCTGGTGCGAGCATCGAAGTGCGGAACCCGCCCGCCGAACTCTCCGCGCCGGTCGTTCGGGCGCTTCGACGTGCGCTCTCGACGGACGAACCCACGACGATCCTGGTCGACGGCGAGGAGGACCTGGTTGCCCTGCCGGCGATCGTTGCTGCGCCCGAGGGCGCGAGCGTCGTCTACGGCCAGCCCGACGAGGGGATGGTCCACGTGAAAGTTGCCGACGACCACCGGACCGAAATGCGCGACCTGCTCGAGCGCTTCGAGGGCGATACGGAACGGTTCTGGAACCTGCTCGAGGCCGCCGACGGACGCGAATAG
- a CDS encoding DUF5828 family protein, whose protein sequence is MEESISGFKVVGDWDTVVEHGERITQALRELDEPADADSSSWFATALDKWDEWRPKAHETFDRDVKEKTAVQASVSEGEAEEVGTEPEEDLSVAGEKLSESYDALEDRDIDEAVETGNEALDHAARAADAVSRKAIRAVEMNVYQHVMTQLSPCYFDNELISANIQQSVQEADERFSFEVNINDDALKADVSDVLARYEDEVDRWHVDTEKNTESLEAVEGAELPPELGDQSRPTTT, encoded by the coding sequence ATGGAAGAGAGCATTTCTGGATTCAAAGTAGTCGGCGATTGGGATACGGTAGTCGAGCACGGCGAACGCATCACGCAGGCACTTCGAGAGCTCGACGAGCCGGCCGATGCCGATTCGTCCAGTTGGTTCGCGACTGCGCTCGACAAGTGGGACGAGTGGCGACCCAAGGCCCACGAGACCTTCGACCGAGACGTCAAGGAGAAGACCGCCGTCCAAGCGAGCGTGAGCGAAGGCGAGGCCGAGGAGGTCGGCACCGAGCCGGAGGAGGACCTGTCCGTCGCCGGTGAGAAACTCTCGGAGTCGTACGACGCGCTCGAGGACCGCGATATCGACGAAGCGGTCGAGACGGGAAACGAAGCGCTCGACCACGCCGCTCGAGCGGCCGACGCCGTGAGTCGGAAGGCGATACGAGCCGTCGAGATGAATGTCTATCAACATGTCATGACACAGCTCTCGCCGTGTTACTTCGACAACGAACTCATCAGCGCCAATATCCAGCAGTCGGTGCAGGAGGCCGACGAGCGGTTCAGCTTCGAGGTGAATATCAACGACGACGCCCTCAAGGCGGATGTTTCGGACGTGCTCGCTCGGTACGAAGACGAGGTCGATCGCTGGCATGTCGATACCGAAAAGAACACTGAATCCCTCGAAGCGGTCGAAGGCGCCGAACTGCCGCCAGAACTCGGCGACCAATCGCGTCCGACGACGACCTGA